Proteins from one Acomys russatus chromosome 12, mAcoRus1.1, whole genome shotgun sequence genomic window:
- the Dtymk gene encoding thymidylate kinase, producing the protein MASSRGALIVLEGVDRAGKTTQGLRLVSALCASGHRAELLRFPERSTEIGKLLSSYLEKKTELEDHSVHLLFSANRWEQVPLIKAKLNQGVTLVLDRYAFSGVAFTSAKENFTLDWCKQPDVGLPKPDLILFLQLQLLDAAARGEFGLERYETGTFQEQVLLCFQQLMSDKDLNWKVVDASKSIEDVHQEIRALSEDAIRNAAQRPLEELWK; encoded by the exons ATGGCGTCGAGTCGGGGGGCGCTCATCGTGCTGGAGGGCGTGGACCGTGCTGGCAAGACCACGCAGGGCCTCAGGCTGGTGTCCGCGCTGTGTGCCTCGGGCCACAGAGCCGAGCTGCTGCGTTTCCCCG aaCGATCAACAGAAATCGGCAAACTTCTGAGTTCctacttagaaaagaaaacagaactagaGGACCATTCGGTGCACCTGCTTTTTTCTGCAAACCGCTGGGAACAAGT GCCATTAATTAAGGCCAAGTTGAACCAGGGTGTGACCCTTGTTTTGGACAGATACGCCTTTTCTGGGGTTGCCTTCACTAGCGCCAAGGAG AATTTTACCCTGGATTGGTGCAAACAACCAGATGTGGGCCTTCCCAAACCTGACCTGATCCTGTTCCTTCAGTTACAATTGCTGGATGCTGCTGCACGGGGAGAGTTTGGCCTTGAGCGCTATGAGACTGGGACTTTCCAGGAGCAGGTTCTGCTGTGTTTCCAGCAGCTAATGAGTGATAAAGACCTGAACTGGAAG GTGGTTGATGCTTCTAAAAGCATTGAGGATGTCCACCAAGAAATCCGTGCCCTCTCCGAGGACGCCATCCGCAACGCTGCACAGAGGCCACTGGAGGAGCTGTGGAAATAA